The Halobellus sp. MBLA0158 genome has a window encoding:
- a CDS encoding TIGR04282 family arsenosugar biosynthesis glycosyltransferase, with translation MTVVAVLADPPRPGLALPRLAETSPLSESETAALAEAMLKDTLQAVERSGGDLLVNYRPDDLLPESHVDPEGPAEAAVRAVAEDALDDPEEARFEVQVGSSLSARAGNTLTHLLREEGVQSAAVVRGDAPFLLRSTIDSAAMKLRSNAVVLGPSTDGRVYFAGFREPIDFEGAFAAPEAETLVDRANDADRDVGFIEMQPTVRTGADLATVVPIIRSRWQAERVVPAHTAEFVVEKGLAAVEGDGGDLELIRE, from the coding sequence ATGACCGTCGTCGCCGTCCTGGCCGACCCGCCGCGACCCGGACTCGCACTGCCGCGGCTCGCGGAGACGAGCCCGCTCTCGGAATCCGAGACCGCCGCGCTCGCCGAAGCGATGCTCAAGGACACGCTCCAGGCCGTCGAGCGCTCCGGGGGCGACCTGCTCGTGAACTACCGACCTGACGACCTGCTTCCCGAGTCCCACGTCGACCCCGAGGGGCCGGCCGAGGCGGCGGTCCGCGCCGTCGCCGAGGACGCGCTCGACGACCCCGAAGAGGCGCGTTTCGAGGTACAAGTCGGCTCGTCGCTGTCGGCGCGCGCCGGCAACACGCTCACCCACCTCCTCCGGGAGGAGGGGGTCCAGTCGGCGGCGGTCGTCCGCGGCGATGCCCCGTTCCTGCTCCGCTCGACGATCGACTCGGCGGCGATGAAGCTTCGCTCCAACGCGGTCGTGCTCGGGCCGTCGACCGACGGGCGCGTGTACTTCGCGGGCTTCCGCGAGCCGATCGACTTCGAGGGGGCCTTCGCGGCGCCCGAGGCCGAGACGCTCGTCGACCGCGCGAACGACGCCGACCGCGACGTCGGCTTCATCGAGATGCAGCCGACCGTCAGGACCGGTGCCGACCTCGCGACGGTCGTTCCGATAATCCGCTCGCGCTGGCAGGCCGAACGGGTCGTCCCCGCCCACACCGCGGAGTTCGTCGTCGAGAAAGGACTGGCCGCGGTCGAAGGCGACGGCGGCGACCTGGAACTCATCCGGGAGTGA
- a CDS encoding DUF5785 family protein, whose translation MDWPHDPDGEEGSEGRRKYGHAVIAKKVDEESDFPLDRDEFVEEYGDDPVRLDYDRVVSLREIFEGVEQSEFEDFVDFHKAVGRAMRENGYWFYEGADQFVDGEA comes from the coding sequence ATGGACTGGCCACACGACCCCGACGGCGAGGAGGGCTCCGAGGGACGGCGCAAGTACGGCCACGCCGTGATCGCGAAGAAGGTCGACGAGGAATCGGACTTCCCGCTCGACCGCGACGAGTTCGTCGAGGAGTACGGCGACGACCCGGTCCGACTGGACTACGACCGCGTCGTCTCGCTGCGGGAGATCTTCGAGGGCGTCGAACAGTCCGAGTTCGAGGACTTCGTCGACTTCCACAAGGCGGTGGGAAGGGCGATGCGCGAGAACGGCTACTGGTTCTACGAGGGCGCGGATCAGTTCGTCGACGGCGAGGCGTAA
- a CDS encoding amino acid permease yields the protein MSGQEEELAKDLGPLAALTIGVGTMIGAGIFVLPGDAVLRAGSFAAVAFVLGGVIAMFTALSASELGTAMPRSGGAYYYVNHALGPLLGSVAGWANWLGLAFASAFYMVGFGRYISRIFGVSGQIGIGPVGLDAVTLAAVVGGAFFVFVNYVGAKETGRLQNAIVILLVVILAVFTLLGTLQADLANLPDPSTVGETLGTTGFIFVSYLGFVQITSVAEEIQDPGKNLPRAVIGSVVLVTAIYALVLLVMSAAVPQGFIADLVTNVAPGETQPIAVVEVGRRVQGTVMAGALLFGGLLATASSANASILASSRINFAMGRDRIVTPALNEIHPRFGTPYRSIGITGGLILVFILLGDIGLLSGAASGLHLIIYGLLNIALITMRYVNPEEYQPEFTVPLFPLLPIIGTVLSFALLAYVEPNARLLSFGVTAAAVIWYLAYARSRATKQGILGQYILRRSDEMPDAAVSAASSVQPDGGDYRVLVPLANPAHETDLIALASAVAKQRDGTLVAVHIEQVPDQTALEFAREEMDLSESHDLLEQAREDAEEFEVPVETHTVLSHQSFQGVFDAAKTYDADLTVMGWGPGSHGAPGRAEGAIDELASSLPCDFLVMKDRGFDPSRILLPTAGGPDSELSARIADALGAEYDAAVSLLHVADDEREGRAFLEEWAEDNGLGDAELIVETGDVEAAIERHAADATMLVVGATERGLLSRIVRGTLVLDVLDDVECSVLLAERKRKRSLWQRLFGRR from the coding sequence GTGAGCGGCCAGGAGGAAGAGCTCGCGAAGGACCTCGGCCCGCTCGCCGCGCTCACCATCGGCGTCGGGACGATGATCGGCGCGGGCATCTTCGTCCTCCCCGGAGACGCGGTCCTCCGGGCCGGCTCCTTCGCCGCGGTCGCGTTCGTGCTCGGCGGCGTCATCGCGATGTTCACGGCGCTGTCGGCCAGCGAACTCGGCACGGCGATGCCCCGATCCGGCGGGGCGTACTACTACGTCAACCACGCGCTCGGGCCGCTCTTGGGCTCGGTCGCGGGCTGGGCTAACTGGCTCGGGCTGGCGTTCGCCAGCGCGTTCTATATGGTCGGCTTCGGCCGCTACATCTCCCGGATCTTCGGCGTCAGCGGCCAGATCGGGATCGGTCCCGTCGGCCTCGACGCGGTGACGCTCGCGGCCGTCGTCGGCGGCGCGTTCTTCGTGTTCGTCAACTACGTCGGCGCGAAGGAGACCGGCCGCCTCCAGAACGCGATCGTCATCCTGCTCGTCGTCATCCTCGCCGTGTTCACGCTGCTCGGGACGCTCCAGGCAGACCTGGCGAACCTCCCGGACCCCAGCACGGTGGGGGAGACGCTCGGGACGACCGGGTTCATCTTCGTCTCCTACCTGGGTTTCGTCCAGATCACGAGCGTCGCCGAGGAGATCCAGGACCCCGGCAAGAACCTCCCGCGGGCGGTCATCGGCAGCGTCGTCCTCGTGACGGCGATCTACGCGCTGGTGCTCCTCGTGATGAGCGCAGCCGTCCCCCAGGGGTTCATCGCGGATCTCGTCACGAACGTCGCGCCGGGCGAGACCCAACCGATCGCGGTCGTCGAGGTCGGCCGGCGAGTGCAGGGCACGGTGATGGCCGGTGCGCTCCTGTTCGGCGGCCTGCTCGCGACCGCCTCCAGCGCGAACGCGTCGATCCTCGCCTCCTCGCGCATCAACTTCGCGATGGGTCGCGACCGGATCGTCACGCCCGCGCTGAACGAGATCCACCCCCGCTTCGGGACGCCGTACCGCTCGATCGGCATCACCGGCGGGCTCATCCTCGTGTTCATCCTGCTCGGCGACATCGGCCTGCTCTCGGGTGCGGCCTCGGGGCTCCACCTCATCATCTACGGCCTGCTGAACATCGCGCTCATCACGATGCGCTATGTGAACCCCGAGGAGTACCAGCCGGAGTTCACGGTGCCGCTGTTCCCGCTGCTCCCGATCATCGGGACCGTGCTCTCCTTCGCCCTGCTGGCGTACGTCGAGCCCAACGCGCGGCTGCTCTCGTTCGGCGTCACGGCCGCGGCGGTGATCTGGTACCTCGCCTACGCCCGCTCGCGGGCGACCAAACAGGGCATCCTCGGACAGTACATCCTGCGCCGCTCCGACGAGATGCCCGACGCCGCGGTCTCGGCCGCGTCGTCGGTTCAGCCCGACGGCGGCGACTACCGCGTGCTGGTGCCGCTCGCGAACCCCGCCCACGAGACGGACCTCATCGCGCTCGCCAGCGCGGTCGCCAAGCAGCGCGACGGCACGCTCGTGGCCGTCCACATCGAGCAGGTGCCCGACCAGACGGCCCTGGAGTTCGCCCGCGAGGAGATGGACCTCTCCGAGTCCCACGACCTCCTCGAACAGGCTCGCGAGGACGCCGAGGAGTTCGAGGTCCCGGTCGAGACCCACACGGTCCTCTCTCACCAGAGCTTCCAGGGCGTCTTCGACGCGGCGAAGACCTACGACGCCGACCTGACGGTGATGGGCTGGGGGCCGGGCTCCCACGGCGCCCCGGGTCGCGCCGAAGGCGCGATCGACGAGCTCGCGTCGTCGCTGCCGTGTGACTTCCTCGTGATGAAAGACCGCGGGTTCGACCCCTCGCGGATCCTGTTGCCCACCGCCGGCGGCCCCGACTCGGAGCTGTCCGCGCGGATCGCCGACGCGCTCGGGGCCGAGTACGACGCCGCGGTGTCGCTCCTTCACGTCGCGGACGACGAACGCGAGGGGCGGGCCTTCCTCGAGGAGTGGGCCGAGGACAACGGCCTCGGCGACGCCGAACTCATCGTCGAGACCGGCGACGTCGAGGCCGCGATCGAGCGCCACGCCGCCGACGCGACGATGCTCGTCGTCGGCGCGACCGAACGCGGGCTCCTGTCGCGGATCGTGCGGGGGACGCTCGTCCTCGACGTCCTCGACGACGTCGAGTGCTCCGTCCTTCTGGCCGAGCGCAAGCGCAAGCGGTCGCTCTGGCAGCGGCTCTTCGGTCGCCGGTAG
- a CDS encoding adenylate kinase gives MGKHILLLGPPGAGKGTQSKRLAEEFDLEHVTTGDALRSNKGMDISDMDTEYDTPGEYMDAGELVPDEVVNAIVEEALTSADGYVLDGYPRNLEQAEFLTDITDLDAVIYLSVDDEELVDRLTGRRVCPDCGASYHVEFAPPEEEGVCDECGADLEQRDDDTEETVRERLRVYEENTAPVVEHYREEGVLVEVDGEGSPDEVFETLVDVVDA, from the coding sequence ATGGGTAAGCACATCCTGCTTCTGGGCCCGCCGGGGGCCGGCAAGGGCACGCAGTCGAAGCGCCTCGCCGAGGAGTTCGACCTCGAACACGTGACGACCGGCGACGCGCTCCGGTCCAACAAGGGGATGGACATCAGCGACATGGACACCGAGTACGACACGCCGGGCGAGTATATGGACGCCGGCGAACTCGTCCCCGACGAGGTCGTCAACGCCATCGTCGAGGAGGCGCTCACGAGCGCCGACGGCTACGTCCTCGACGGCTACCCGCGGAACCTCGAACAGGCGGAGTTCCTCACCGACATCACGGACTTAGACGCCGTGATCTACCTCTCGGTCGACGACGAGGAGCTCGTCGACCGCCTGACCGGCCGCCGGGTCTGTCCGGACTGCGGCGCGAGCTACCACGTCGAGTTCGCTCCGCCCGAAGAGGAGGGCGTCTGCGACGAGTGCGGCGCCGACCTCGAACAGCGCGACGACGACACCGAAGAGACCGTCCGCGAGCGCCTCCGCGTCTACGAGGAGAACACCGCGCCGGTCGTCGAGCACTACCGCGAGGAGGGCGTCCTCGTCGAGGTCGACGGCGAGGGCTCGCCGGACGAGGTCTTCGAGACGCTCGTCGACGTCGTCGACGCGTAA
- a CDS encoding DUF106 domain-containing protein, which translates to MPRIESKVRTLVSDDDEMRAAVETVLERADDGEVKWLDVKGDISSGQWGRLIEKGVLVEGEEGFELADADATREGLEPASASASATSSGSSSDDDSSWSTYDKGAAVVTLGLFVGYSWKPLRDVIGTVMDVPLSPLQEFLPFYAVVMVLALATGLYSTLLQANLMDMDKMSEYQERMQEIQERRKEAKEAGDDEALDAIQEEQMDAMGDQLGMFKEQFRPMVWIMFLTIPVFLWMYWTIGVGGNATAHHDLEPLVLPLRGQVAWTESVIGPIQAWIVWYFLCSMGFTQIIRKSLNIDISPTSA; encoded by the coding sequence ATGCCACGAATCGAATCGAAGGTCCGCACGCTCGTCTCCGACGACGACGAGATGCGTGCGGCCGTCGAGACGGTCTTAGAGCGGGCCGACGACGGCGAGGTCAAATGGCTCGACGTGAAGGGCGACATCTCCTCGGGCCAGTGGGGCCGCCTCATCGAGAAGGGAGTCCTCGTCGAGGGCGAGGAGGGGTTCGAGCTGGCCGACGCCGACGCGACGCGAGAGGGCCTCGAACCCGCCTCCGCCTCGGCGTCGGCGACCTCGTCCGGGAGCAGTAGCGACGACGACTCGTCGTGGTCGACCTACGACAAGGGCGCGGCGGTCGTCACGCTCGGGCTCTTCGTCGGCTACTCCTGGAAGCCGCTCCGGGACGTCATCGGCACCGTGATGGACGTCCCGCTGAGCCCGCTCCAGGAGTTCCTGCCGTTCTACGCCGTCGTGATGGTGCTCGCGCTCGCGACCGGCCTGTACTCGACGCTGTTGCAGGCGAACCTGATGGATATGGACAAGATGTCCGAGTACCAAGAGCGGATGCAGGAGATCCAAGAGCGCCGGAAAGAGGCGAAGGAGGCCGGCGACGACGAGGCGCTTGACGCCATCCAGGAAGAGCAGATGGACGCGATGGGCGACCAGCTCGGGATGTTCAAAGAGCAGTTCCGGCCGATGGTGTGGATTATGTTCCTCACCATCCCGGTGTTCCTGTGGATGTACTGGACCATCGGCGTCGGCGGCAACGCCACCGCTCACCACGACTTAGAGCCGCTCGTGCTCCCGCTGCGCGGGCAGGTCGCCTGGACCGAGTCCGTCATCGGGCCGATCCAGGCGTGGATCGTCTGGTACTTCCTCTGCTCGATGGGCTTCACCCAGATCATCCGCAAGAGCCTCAACATCGACATCTCGCCGACGAGCGCCTGA
- the cmk gene encoding (d)CMP kinase → MLLTVSGPPGAGKSTTVTALAEAFDLEHVSGGDIFRELAAERGMTAVEFNQLAEDDDQIDRDLDRRLRTIALERDDVLLESRLAGWLAGDAADLRLWLDAPIEVRAARIAEREGKSAEQALEETRTREESEALRYREYYGIDISDLSIYDIALNTARWSQEDVPEILTTAVAAYDHGDDEGKYAVEGVSYDF, encoded by the coding sequence ATGTTGCTGACCGTCTCCGGCCCTCCGGGCGCCGGCAAAAGCACGACCGTCACGGCGCTCGCGGAGGCCTTCGATCTGGAGCACGTGAGCGGCGGCGACATCTTCCGCGAGCTCGCCGCCGAGCGCGGGATGACCGCCGTCGAGTTCAATCAGCTCGCAGAGGACGACGACCAGATCGACCGCGACCTCGACCGCCGCCTCCGGACGATCGCCCTCGAACGCGACGACGTCCTGCTCGAATCGCGCCTCGCGGGGTGGCTCGCAGGCGACGCCGCCGACCTCCGCCTGTGGCTCGACGCCCCGATCGAGGTCCGCGCCGCGCGGATCGCCGAGCGCGAGGGCAAATCCGCCGAGCAGGCGCTCGAAGAGACTCGCACCCGCGAGGAGAGCGAGGCCCTCCGCTACCGGGAGTACTACGGCATCGACATCTCGGACCTCTCGATCTACGACATCGCGCTGAACACCGCCCGCTGGAGCCAGGAGGACGTCCCGGAGATCCTGACGACGGCGGTCGCGGCGTACGACCACGGCGACGACGAGGGGAAGTACGCCGTCGAGGGCGTCAGCTACGACTTCTGA
- a CDS encoding RNA-guided pseudouridylation complex pseudouridine synthase subunit Cbf5: protein MTELRAPPADRTVEELLSFGVVNLDKPAGPSAHQVSAWARDAAGVDRAAHAGTLDPKVTGCLPILLGDATRLAPVFLEGAKEYVAVLELHGPAPGDLEAVAAEFEGEIYQKPPRKSAVARRLRTREIYDLDVLEVEERQALLRIRCESGTYIRKLCHDLGLAAGTGAHMGDLRRTATDPFDDRDLVSTADLTDALAFAEEGDEEPLRAAVAPAERALSHLPRLTVAVSAAEQIAEGAPVYAPGVVDADSDLDAVAQSDEAPLVACFTPDDAAVCLGRLVGDPDAERGEVVALERVLV, encoded by the coding sequence ATGACTGAACTTCGCGCGCCTCCGGCGGACCGCACCGTCGAGGAACTGCTGTCGTTCGGCGTCGTGAACCTCGACAAGCCCGCCGGCCCGTCGGCCCACCAGGTGTCGGCGTGGGCGCGGGACGCCGCCGGCGTCGACCGCGCCGCCCACGCCGGGACGCTCGACCCGAAGGTGACCGGCTGTCTGCCGATCCTCCTGGGCGATGCGACCCGCCTCGCGCCGGTGTTCCTGGAGGGCGCGAAGGAGTACGTCGCCGTCCTGGAACTCCACGGACCCGCGCCCGGCGACCTGGAGGCCGTCGCCGCGGAGTTCGAAGGCGAGATCTACCAGAAGCCGCCGCGCAAGAGCGCCGTCGCGCGCCGCCTCCGGACGCGAGAGATCTACGACCTCGACGTCCTGGAGGTCGAAGAGCGGCAGGCGCTCCTCCGGATCCGCTGTGAGAGCGGTACCTACATCCGGAAGCTCTGCCACGACCTGGGCCTCGCGGCGGGGACCGGCGCGCATATGGGCGACCTCAGGCGGACCGCGACCGACCCGTTCGACGACCGGGACCTCGTCTCGACCGCCGATCTGACCGACGCGCTCGCGTTCGCCGAGGAGGGCGACGAAGAGCCACTCAGAGCCGCCGTCGCGCCCGCGGAGCGGGCGCTGTCGCACCTCCCGCGGCTGACCGTCGCCGTCTCGGCGGCCGAACAGATCGCGGAGGGCGCACCGGTGTACGCGCCCGGCGTCGTCGACGCCGACTCGGATCTCGACGCGGTGGCGCAAAGCGACGAGGCGCCCCTCGTGGCCTGCTTCACCCCCGACGACGCCGCGGTTTGTCTGGGGCGGCTCGTCGGCGACCCGGACGCCGAGCGCGGCGAGGTCGTCGCGCTCGAACGCGTCCTGGTGTGA
- a CDS encoding sensor histidine kinase, translating into MRVSMPIVPYLSMSLDISPRYGFYTLGSLCFLLGTQHALFEGQGLETVLESFIIWSLSLFVISTAYTLPDRDISQGGRWRALFLTVGVTVAFMILAVAVWTIWAIRGPPREFSFLVSFAGALGAVVGTRSSVYYVESTERLIKERELSKLLRINQRVLRHNIRNELSIALGYLEIVEAADDVEELPERTRIIRRHLHELLETTDRTRQIVSIWETKTLREFDLTEVVRAQITHIRADYPEVTLTTDLPETCCVRAHPKLSLAIEEAVLNAIEHNSAGVAVTVTLYEAADDSVVVEIADTGVGISEDDWKPIELPAETPLAHTEGLGLWIIYWTVQMSGGSVEFADNDPQGAIVRLVLPSQSSLLPTFAADSA; encoded by the coding sequence ATGCGCGTCTCTATGCCTATTGTTCCGTACCTTTCTATGTCGCTCGACATATCGCCACGCTATGGGTTCTACACCCTGGGATCCCTCTGTTTTCTTTTGGGCACCCAACATGCGCTCTTCGAGGGCCAGGGGCTCGAGACCGTCCTCGAATCGTTCATCATCTGGAGCCTCTCGCTCTTCGTGATTTCAACGGCCTACACGCTCCCCGACCGAGACATCTCTCAGGGCGGCCGGTGGCGAGCCCTGTTCTTGACCGTCGGTGTGACTGTCGCGTTTATGATCCTCGCCGTCGCTGTCTGGACCATTTGGGCCATCAGAGGCCCTCCCCGCGAGTTCTCGTTCCTCGTTTCGTTTGCTGGCGCTCTCGGGGCGGTCGTCGGCACGCGGAGCAGTGTGTATTACGTCGAGAGCACCGAACGCCTCATCAAGGAACGGGAGCTCTCCAAACTGCTCAGAATCAATCAACGCGTGCTCCGGCACAACATCCGAAACGAACTCTCTATCGCACTCGGGTATCTCGAGATCGTCGAGGCCGCCGATGACGTCGAGGAACTACCGGAGCGAACGCGTATCATTCGCCGCCACCTCCACGAGCTTCTTGAGACGACCGACCGGACCCGACAGATCGTTTCGATCTGGGAGACGAAGACGCTACGCGAGTTCGACCTCACGGAGGTCGTCCGCGCCCAGATCACACACATTCGAGCGGACTACCCGGAGGTAACGCTCACGACGGACCTCCCCGAGACGTGCTGCGTCCGAGCGCATCCGAAGCTCTCGCTCGCGATCGAAGAGGCGGTACTGAACGCCATCGAACACAACTCCGCCGGGGTCGCGGTGACGGTCACGCTATACGAAGCGGCCGACGACAGCGTGGTCGTCGAGATAGCGGACACCGGAGTGGGGATCTCGGAGGATGACTGGAAGCCGATCGAACTGCCGGCGGAGACCCCACTTGCTCACACCGAGGGGCTGGGCCTGTGGATCATCTATTGGACGGTGCAGATGTCCGGTGGAAGCGTCGAATTCGCAGACAACGATCCGCAGGGCGCGATCGTTCGATTGGTTCTGCCTTCGCAGTCGTCGCTGCTCCCGACGTTCGCGGCGGATTCGGCGTGA
- the cysK gene encoding cysteine synthase A: MASHQRTYSEMHIASSIDEFIGETPLLRLDAFADNLLGKVEAQNPYSVKDRIAREIIDAAEADGALEPGGTVVESTSGNTGIGLAAVCAARNYDCVLTMPSSMSEERRAILSALGADLELTPAEDGMGGANERASEIAAEDENAVLARQFENEANPAAHRRTTGPELWRATNGEIDAVVAGVGTGGTITGVAEYIKEERGKPTLTAVAIEPAESPTISERCSDGHDIQGIGPGFLPEVLRTELIDEVRGVDASDAKTAARKLGRTEGLLVGISSGAALAAAAEYATEHPDELVGVVLPDPGERYLSTDLYETG, encoded by the coding sequence ATGGCCTCCCACCAGCGGACATACTCGGAGATGCATATCGCATCTTCGATCGACGAGTTCATCGGCGAGACGCCGCTGCTCCGTCTGGACGCCTTCGCGGACAACCTCCTCGGAAAGGTCGAGGCGCAGAACCCGTATTCGGTCAAGGACCGCATCGCCCGCGAGATCATCGATGCGGCCGAGGCCGACGGGGCTCTCGAACCGGGCGGCACGGTCGTCGAGTCCACGAGCGGGAACACCGGTATCGGCTTGGCGGCCGTCTGCGCCGCCCGGAACTACGACTGCGTGCTCACGATGCCGTCCTCGATGTCCGAGGAGCGACGGGCGATACTCAGTGCTCTCGGGGCGGATCTGGAGCTCACCCCCGCAGAGGACGGGATGGGCGGCGCCAACGAGCGTGCCTCGGAGATCGCCGCTGAAGACGAGAACGCGGTCCTCGCGCGTCAGTTCGAAAACGAGGCGAATCCCGCCGCACACCGCCGAACGACGGGGCCGGAGCTGTGGCGCGCGACGAACGGCGAGATCGACGCGGTCGTCGCGGGTGTCGGGACGGGGGGCACGATCACCGGCGTCGCCGAGTACATCAAAGAAGAACGGGGGAAGCCGACGCTCACCGCCGTCGCGATAGAGCCCGCCGAGTCGCCGACGATCTCGGAGCGGTGCTCGGACGGTCACGACATCCAGGGAATCGGTCCGGGGTTTCTCCCGGAGGTGCTCCGGACCGAACTGATCGACGAAGTGCGGGGGGTCGACGCGTCCGACGCAAAGACGGCGGCTCGAAAATTGGGACGCACCGAGGGCTTGCTGGTCGGGATCTCGTCGGGAGCGGCGCTCGCCGCCGCGGCCGAGTACGCGACCGAGCATCCGGACGAACTGGTCGGCGTCGTGTTGCCGGACCCGGGCGAACGGTATCTTTCGACGGACCTGTACGAAACGGGCTGA